From Mucilaginibacter gotjawali:
CAATCTGGTCGACACTATACTCCATGGTATAGGGTTCATTGGTGGTTTCGATATGGATGAACCAGTAAGTATCGGCCCGTTTGGGTTTCCGGCTCATGATGGAGTACATCACCTTTTCCTCAATCTGTTTGGCGTTGTTTGCCTTGGTCAGGTAGATAAGGTGGGTGGAGTATTTGCTTACCGACTCATCGGCGCTTAAAGCAATTAACAGGGGTATCTGATCTTTCAGGTCGATAAAATGCAAAAAGCGGTTGTTGATCTTGCGCGCTTTGAACCAGATGTACATGGTAAATATCAGTCCGATCTCGAAAACAACAAAGAAGATCCGCTTTAATAATTTAGCAGCGTTGGTAATGAAGAAGGAGAATTCAACGGTTAAAAATACGCACAGGATGATGACAACAATCCAAAGCGGCCAGTGTTTCACATAACGCATAAAGTACGACATGAGGATGGTCGTCATCAACATGGCAATGGTGATGGAAAATCCGTAAGCAGCCGTCATGTGCTCTGATGTTTCAAAATAAAGGGAAACCAGGATACAGCCGATACATAAGATCCAGTTGATGCTGGGGATATAGATTTGCCCGCGGATATTTGATGGATATTTAATGGTGATGCGTGGCCAGAAATTCATGCTTACCGCTTCGCTGATGAGGGTAAACGAACCGCTGATGAGGGCCTGGCTTGCAATAATGGTTGCTAAAGTAGCCAATACCACGGCGGGGATCATTAGCAATTGAGGGTCAGGCACAATGGCGTAGAAAGGGTTAACCCCGGCAAAACTGGTGCCGGCAGGCCGCGACAGCACCCAGGCTCCCTGGCCCAGGTAACTTAATAAAAGCGTAGTTTTTACAAATATCCAGCTTACCTGGATGTTTTTCCGCCCGCAATGCCCCAGGTCGGAATAGAGCGCTTCGGCGCCCGTGGTACATAAAAACACCGCGCCCAGTAACCAGAAACCTTCCTTGTGTTCAGTAAGCAGCCTGTAGCCATAAACCGGGCTTAATGCTTTGAAGATAGCGGGATCATGCACGATCTGCAAAGCGCCCAATGTGCCGATCATCAAAAACCACAGTAACATGACCGGGCCAAAGGCTGAGCCGACGATCTTGGTGCCGAATTGCTGAAAGAAAAATAACGCCAGCATGATCCCGATCACCAGCCCTAAAATAAGGTGGCTTCCAGGCACAAATTCGGGGTGTTTTATTGGATTGCTTAGTGCGGGCACATTGCTTAACCCCTCAATGGCTGACGTTACCGAGATAGGAGGAGTGATAATGCCGTCGGCAAGCAGGGTGCCGGCGCCAATAATTGCAGGTATGGCCAGCCATTTTCCGTAACGCCGCACCAGGGCATATAGTGAAAATATGCCGCCTTCACCATGGTTATCGGCCTGAAGGGTAATGATAATATATTTAAAAGTGGTTTGTAAGGTAAGTGTCCAGAAAATACAGGAGATTGAACCCAGCACGAGCAGGTTGTTGACC
This genomic window contains:
- a CDS encoding KUP/HAK/KT family potassium transporter, which codes for MESHIKKLTFAGTLVTLGIIFGDIGTSPLYVFQTLLVEGGKVNNLLVLGSISCIFWTLTLQTTFKYIIITLQADNHGEGGIFSLYALVRRYGKWLAIPAIIGAGTLLADGIITPPISVTSAIEGLSNVPALSNPIKHPEFVPGSHLILGLVIGIMLALFFFQQFGTKIVGSAFGPVMLLWFLMIGTLGALQIVHDPAIFKALSPVYGYRLLTEHKEGFWLLGAVFLCTTGAEALYSDLGHCGRKNIQVSWIFVKTTLLLSYLGQGAWVLSRPAGTSFAGVNPFYAIVPDPQLLMIPAVVLATLATIIASQALISGSFTLISEAVSMNFWPRITIKYPSNIRGQIYIPSINWILCIGCILVSLYFETSEHMTAAYGFSITIAMLMTTILMSYFMRYVKHWPLWIVVIILCVFLTVEFSFFITNAAKLLKRIFFVVFEIGLIFTMYIWFKARKINNRFLHFIDLKDQIPLLIALSADESVSKYSTHLIYLTKANNAKQIEEKVMYSIMSRKPKRADTYWFIHIETTNEPYTMEYSVDQIEPGKVIRVEFRLGFRIQPRVNVLYRKVIEDMVARKEIDITSKYESLNQYKIAADFRFVIMEKFLSYNNSFGAKEGFILNSYFAIKKLAQTEAKAFGLDTSETYVEKIPLVVKPVGNIILKRIEA